In the genome of Chryseobacterium phocaeense, the window GGAAAGCACTTGACGAACATTTTGGAGGAAACGACTTCGATATGAGAAGCCTTTTCCAGTACAATCCTAACCGTTTTAATGAATTTTCCATACAGAAAGACAATTTTCTTTTTGATTATTCCAAAAACCTGATCGATTCAAGAACAAAAGAGCTTCTTATTCAGCTAGCCAACGAATGCCAGTTGAAAGATGCCATTTCCCAGATGTTTTCAGGTGAAAAGATTAATGAGACGGAAGGAAGAGCCGTTCTTCATACCGCTTTAAGAGATTTTTCAGATAAAGAAATCATCGTAGACGGTGAAAATATCAAACCACAGATCAGAAGAGTCCTTGATCACATGAAATTCTTCTCCGAAAAAATTATTTCCGGGGAACATAAAGGTTTTAGTGGGAAAGAAATTACGGATGTGGTGAATATCGGCATCGGAGGTTCGGATCTTGGTCCGGTGATGGTGTGTTCGGCTTTAAAGCATTTTAAAACGAGACTGAATGTTCATTTCGTTTCCAATGTAGACGGAAATCACATCGCTGAAACCGTTAAAAAACTGGATCCGGAAACCACGCTGTTCATTATCGCTTCCAAGACGTTCACCACTCAGGAAACCATGACCAATGCCAACTCTGCAAAAGACTGGTTTTTAAAAGCAGGAAAACAAGAGGATGTTGCGAAACATTTCGTTGCTTTATCTACTAATATTGAAGAAGTTAAGAAATTCGGAATCGCAGAGGAAAATATTTTTGAGTTCTGGGATTGGGTAGGCGGAAGATATTCCCTTTGGAGCGCTATTGGTTTGAGCATCGTTCTGGCGGTGGGCTATGACAATTTTGAGCAGCTTTTAAAAGGAGCCAACGATACAGACCAGCATTTCCAGACTGCAGATTTCTCAGAAAATATTCCGGTTCTGATGGGGCTTTTAGGCATCTGGTACCGTAATTTCTATGCAGCAACAAGCTATGCTATTCTGCCTTATTCCCAATACTTGGACAGGTTTGCAGCCTATCTTCAGCAGGGAGATATGGAAAGCAACGGAAAATGTGTAGACAGAAACGGCGAATTTGTAGAATATGAAACGGGACCAATTATCTGGGGTGAGCCGGGGACCAACGGACAGCATGCTTTCTACCAGCTTATCCACCAGGGAACAGAATTGATTCCGGCAGATTTTATCGCTTATGCAAAAAGCAGTAATGCAGTTTCTGATCACCAGCCTAAACTTTTAGCCAACTTTTTTGCACAGACTGAGGCGCTTGCCTTCGGAAAATCTGAAGAAGAAGCAGAAGAAGAATTAAGAAATGCAGGAAAATCCGATGAGGAAATAGACAGATTGCTTAATTATAAAGTTTTCCATGGAAACACTCCGACCAATTCTATCCTTTTCAAAGAATTAACTCCTTTTTCATTGGGACAGTTAATCGCTTTGTATGAGCATAAGATTTTTGTTCAAGGGGTGATCTGGAATATTTTCAGCTTTGACCAGTTCGGTGTGGAATTAGGAAAAGTTTTAGCTAATAAGATCCTTCCGGAGCTTGAAAATAATGAGGCGGTAAGTTCTCATGACAGCTCTACCAACGGATTGATCAATTATTATAAAGGAAATAAATAACCTATGTCTGTACTACGGTCATATTATTATAAACTTCCACCCGGCCTAAGGCTTCTGGGCAGAAAAATTTATTTTTTCCCGATCGATCTCTATGATGGTCTTACCGGGAAAAGATCTAAAAATGCCCCTAAAAAAGGAGACATCTATGTAGGCGGCCGCGGCGATGATTTTATTGCCCACGGAATCCGTCAGGTGAATGCTCTTAAAAAGCACATCGGGATCCAAAATACAGATCATGTTCTGGATGTAGGATGTGGTATAGGAAGAACGGCGGTAGCACTTACAGACATTATTGATAAAGGAACCTATGATGGTTTTGATGCGGTAGAGAAAGGAATTAACTGGTGCAATAAAAATATCGGGGAAAAACATCCAAACTTTAAGTTCAAGTTTACCCCTATTTATAATGATCTGTACAATACATTCAGCCAAAAGGCAGAAGATTTTACATTTCCTTACGAAGATGGCCTGTTTGATAAAGTGTTCCTGTTTTCCGTATTCACCCACATGCAGATACCTGAAATCAAAAGATACCTGAAAGAAATCAGCAGGGTAATGAATAGCGATGGGCAATGCCTGGCCACATTCTTTCTGTATGACGAAACCAAAAAGGAGTTTGGCAGCATGCCTTTCCCTCATCAATATGACGGATACAGGCTGATGGATGACAAGGTAACCGCAGCCAATATTGCGGTAAGCATTCCTTTGCTGAACCAGATGGCGGCTGAAGCCGGACTGCAGGTAGCTATGGTAAAAGGAGGATTCTGGAGAGCAGATGTGGAAAGAGAAGGTGCCGATGAATTCCAGGATATTGTTGTATTCAAAAAAATCTAAATAAAAGTAAATAAAGTAAAAATGGCAGAAATTCTTGACGGACTTAAAGTATCCAAAGAAATCAAGGCTGAAATCAAGGCTGAAGTAGAAAAAATCCTTGAAGGCAAGAAAAGGGCTCCCCATCTGGTGGCCATTCTTGTGGGGAACAATGGAGCCAGCAAAGCGTACGTAAACTCTAAAGTAAAAGACTGTGAAGAAGTAGGATTCCGTTCTTCTCTTCTCAAGTTCCCGAGCACTGTTTCCGAATCTGAATTGCTGGAAAAGATTGATGAGCTAAACAAATCCAAAGAAGTAGACGGCTTCATTGTACAGCTTCCTTTGCCGGACCAGATTGACCAGGAGAAGATCATCATGGCCATTGATCCAAGAAAGGATGTAGATGGTTTCCACCCTGAAAACTTCGGGAAGATGGCCCTGGAAATGGATACGTTCCTTCCTGCTACGCCATTCGGGATTCTGACATTGTTGGAAAGATATAATATTGAAACCAAAGGGAAAGACTGTGTCATCATCGGAAGAAGCAAAATCGTAGGAAGACCGATGAGCATCCTGATGGGAAGAAAAGATTTCCCGGGTAACTCTACCGTGACATTGACGCACTCTTATACAAAGGATATTGAAGAATATACAAAAAGCGCAGACATCGTTATTACTGCTTTAGGTGATCCGCACTTCTTAAAGGGTGATATGATCAAAGACGGCGCTGTAATCGTGGATGTAGGGATTACAAGAGTAGATGACGACTCTCCTAAAGGATATTATCTTGCGGGCGATGTTGATTTTGACAGCTGTGCAGCCAAAGCAAGCTGGATTACACCAGTACCCGGAGGAGTAGGCCCTATGACCAGAGCCATGCTGATGAAAAATACCATCATCGCATACAAAACTTCGGTCTATAACGACTAATTTTAAAATGAACAGAGAAGAAGATATTTTATTAAAAGAAGGTAAAATGCTCCCGGTAATGGAGCATTTTTACACTTTACAGGGAGAAGGAGCACACACAGGAAAAGCATCTTATTTCATCAGATTGGGAGGCTGCGACGTGGGGTGCCATTGGTGTGATGTAAAAGAAAGCTGGGATCCGAACCTGCATCCGCTGATGAACGCAGAAGAAATTGCCGAAACCGCAGCAAAACACTGCAAAACAATAGTGCTTACGGGCGGAGAGCCTCTGATGTGGAATCTGGATATTCTGACAGGAAAATTAAAAGAACTGGGATGTACCATTCATATTGAAACGTCAGGAGCGTATCCGATGAGCGGCCACATCGATTGGATTACACTTTCTCCCAAAAAAACAGGACTTCCGAAAGAGGAGATTTATGAAAAGGCCAGCGAGCTTAAAGTGATTATATTCAATCAGCATGATTTTACGTTTGCCCAGGAACAGGCCGCAAAGGTTTCTGAAAACTGTAAGCTGTATATGCAAAGCGAATGGAGCAAGCGTGATGAGATGTATCCTAAAATCACCGATTTTATCCTGGCACATCCGGAATGGCAAGCCTCGGTACAGACCCATAAATATCTGAATATTCCTTAGACACTGTCTTAAATTTCACAAAAAAGGATTAGAGGTCTTTTTTTTATTAATATGTCCGTTTTTGTGCCTGAAGTATTCAAGTAGTAGAAGAAAATCCAGAATATTTACAGAATACCGGAATTTCCAGTGAAAATTACGTACATTAGCCCATAGTATCCGTTATAACACCGATAGATGCAGAGAATTCGATACTCTAGATACCTGAAATCGATTATTATTTTGCTTGACCTTTTGGTTATTGCATCTATTTTTATTTTCTTTTTTGTAAGCCGGAACGAAAATCTGAAGTATAATAAAGAGACATGGTACGAGAATATCTTCTCACTCATATTGCTGTTTTTGTTCTGGATGCTGTTGAGCGGCAGAACAAAGATTTATAATATCCAGAGGAACCTCACCTATACTTTGTTTCTGGAACGTCTCCTGATTCACTTCCTGTTTTTCATATTGGGCGTTCTGCTTATTGCGAAAGTGAGTAAAAACGTATTTTTCAATTCAGATATATACTGGCTGTCGTTTTATCTCTTTTTCTTTATTTTCCTTGTCAAATCGGTCATCTATTTCAGTATAAAATATTTCCGTTCATTGGGGATTAATTACAGAAATGTGATGTTCCTGGGTGAAGAAGGATCAACGGACATTCTGAAAAACATCTTTGAAAACAGAAAAGATTACGGATATAAAATTTTTGAGTACGAAAATCCTGGTATCAATTCAGACGATCTGGTTGGGTTCTGGAAAAGGAATGGAATTCATACGCTATTTTTATCCACAGAAAATACATTCAGTGAAGAGGTGGAAAAAGAGATCTTTAAGCTGGCCGAAGACAATAAGGTTCATGTATCTCTGATCCCAAGTATTTCGCAGAGTGATTTCTTCCTTTATGATCTCGGATATATCCAGACACAGCCGATTCTCAGCCAGGCAAAATATCCGCTGGATTTTTATTCCAATTTCCTGGTAAAAAGAACGTTTGACATTGCTTTCTCGGCAGTCATTCTGCTTCTGCTGTGTTCATGGCTGTTTCCAATCATTGCTGTTTTAATAAAAGCAACTTCCAAAGGCCCGGTATTTTTCGTTCAGAAAAGATATGGTTTCCATGAAGAGGTGTTTTCGTGCCTGAAATTCAGAACAATGGTTGTAAACGATGAGTCTGCTACAAAAACAACGGCAGAAAACGATTCCAGAATCACTAAAATCGGGAAATTCCTTAGAAAAACCAGCCTTGATGAGCTTCCCCAGTTTATCAACGTCCTGAAAGGGGAAATGTCTATTGTAGGACCACGTCCGCACATGCTGGCTGTGGATAACTATTATAAACCAAAAATCGGAAGGTACAGCTTAAGGAGCATGGTTTCTCCGGGAATTACAGGTCTTGCCCAGGTAAGCGGGCTTCGGGGGGATTACGGGGATGTGGAAGTAGAAATGAGGAAACGTATTCTTGCGGACGCTTTCTATGTAAGAAACTGGAGTTTTGTTCTGGACCTGGTTATTATTTTAAAGACCGTTTTACTGGTCATCGGCGGAGATAAAAACGCAAAATAAATCAAACAAAAAGAAAAGATTAAAATTAAGGAATCATATTTGCTGCTTAGGTTAGGTAAACCTTAGGGCGAGGAAGCGAACTTTACCCTTAATTTAAATAAAAAAACCTAATTTAGCAGCATGTTAAAAAAGTTTTTCACAGCAGTAGGAGAATACATGATCCTTCTAGGTAAATCCTTGCAGAAACCACAGAAAATGAGGGTTTTCTGGAAGCTGTTCATGAGAGAAATTAATGATCTTGGGGTCAATTCTTTCGGCCTGGTGGTCTTCACTTCTATATTCGTAGGAGCGGTAGTAGCCATTCAGATGTTCAATAACTTTGACGCCTCCTCTTTTCCTATCCCTCCGTCCTTCGTAGGATATGCTACGAAAGCGGTACTGGTTTTAGAATTTGCGCCTACCATTATCAGCTTAATCCTTGCTGGTAAAGTGGGTTCATATATTGCCTCCAGTATAGGGACCATGAGGGTTTCGGAACAGATTGATGCTTTGGATATTATGGGGGTCAATTCTCCCAATTTCCTGATATTTCCTAAAATTATTGCCTGTATCATTTTCAATCCTCTTCTGATTGCGATCAGTATTGTTTTTGGGATTTGCGGGGGATATATTGCGGGAGTCCTGACAGGAAACTGGACGGAAAACGATTATATTGTAGGGATTCAGATGTATATGCCTAACCTCTTTATATATTACGCATTTACTAAAACTACGGTATTTGCTTTCATTATTGCTACCGTTCCTTCTTATTTCGGATACAATGTAAAAGGAGGATCGCTGGAAGTAGGTAGAGCCAGTACACAGGCAGTGGTATGGACCATGGTATTTATTATCATTTCCGAATTAATTTTAACCCAATTAATATTAAGCTGATGATTGAGGTAAAAGATCTTAAGAAAAGTTTTGGTGATGTTGAAGTACTTAAGGGAATTTCGACTTCTTTTGACAAAGGAAAAGTAAACCTGATCATCGGGCAGAGCGGCTCCGGAAAAACCGTTTTCCTGAAAAGCTTACTGAATGTATACCAGCCATCATCCGGAGAAATCCTTTTTGACGGCCGTGACATCAATGTAATGACCAGAGACGAAAAACAGCATCTGCGCTCAGAAATCGGGACGGTATTCCAGGGCAGTGCGCTTTTTGACTCTCTTACGGTGGAAGAGAATATCATGTTTCCGCTGGACATGTTTACAAACCTTACGTTCAGGGAAAAAAAGAAAAGGGTTTTTGAAGTGATCGGCCGTGTACACCTGGATAAAGCGGGCAGAAAATTTCCGTCTGAGATTTCAGGAGGAATGCAGAAACGTGTGGCCATTGCGAGGGCCATCGTCAACAATCCGAAATACCTGTTCTGTGATGAACCGAATTCGGGTCTTGACCCGTACACTTCCAATATTATTGACGACCTTCTCCTGGAAATCACCAAGGAATATAACACCACAACGATCATCAATACCCACGATATGAACTCTGTAATGACGATTGGGGAGAAAATTGTGTATCTCCGTCTGGGAATCAAAGAATGGGAAGGTAATAAAGACATCCTCATCACCGCAGGCAATAAAAATCTTATAGACTTCGTTTATTCTTCAGAACTGTTTAAAGAGCTGAGAGAATATTTACTTGAAAATAATAAAACGATTGAAAATACAATCCATAAAATAGATGATAATGAAAAAGATACTTAGTATAGCATTAATCGGGTTTTCAATGTTCGCTTCTGCACAGATCTCTCTGGCAGGAAAAGCCAACCTTATATTCCCGACAGGCTCTCCTTCCTGGAAAAATATCAAAGGAACGGTAAATGATGCCATTGAAGGGACAGGGAAAAACAATGCAGGGTTCAATGTAGGGCTTTCCCTAAAAGTAAACCTTCCTGCCGCATTTTACGTAATGCCGGAGGTATACTACACCCACTTCAAAAATGAATTCACTACGGAAAATACGACGTTTGATGTAAAAAGCAACCGTATTGACGTTCCGCTTCTTTTGGGACACAAAGTTCTGGGAGATATGCTTGGTATCTATGCAGGACCTGTTGCCAGCTATAATCTGAGCACGGATAATACCTACAATGACTTTAAGGAAAATGCTAAAAATGATTTCACCGTTGGCTACCAGTTCGGGGCCCAGCTTGAAATCAAAAAATTCCTTATCAATGCCCGTTACGAAGGATCATTCAGCAAGGATGAAAGAAACTTCATCAATAAAGTTTCCGGTGCAGAGGTACGATATGACAACAGACCTAACCTGTTTCTGGTAGGTATCGGTTACCGATTTAAATAATTTGAAAATAACTTCTATAAAAAACCCTCAATATCTTAGATTTGAGGGTTTTGATTTTGTTTCTGAAGTTCTGCTTCTCTCCTGGCAATTTCCACTGCCTGTTTTTCCAGCTCTTCTTTATCTTTCTGCAGTTGTTTGAATTCTTTTCTTTTCTCTTCCGCTTTTATAGCACTTCCCTTACTTACATAGCCCACCATTCCGCCAATAATAAGGCCTATACCCACTCCGGCCATCACGCCCATCATGTGTGAAATGGTAATTCCCCCTACTGTAAAATCTGTAGTCAGGTAAAAAAGAAGTGCTGAAACCGCCAGTAATATCAGCCCGGTAATTGATAAACTTTTCATAAATATTGTGTTTAGTGGTTAAAATTAAAAAAAAGCCTTACCCAATTTAGTGAAAATTTAATAAGGCTTTACAAGATTAAAATTCTGAATCGTTATATTTTCCCTCCGGCTGCTTTGTAATATTCCAAAGCTTTCGGAAGGTCTTTATTGATATCTGAAATCCTGGTTTCAGGATTCGGGTGGGTAGAAAGGAATTCCGGCTGTCTGGATCCTGAAGATGCCCCCTCCATTCTGTTCCAGAAAGGAATGGCTTCTCTTGGATCATATCCGGCCATAGACATCAGGTAAAGCCCCATTTCATCAGCTTCAGATTCCTGGTTTCTCCCGTATTTCAGTAGGGCCACCTGGGACCCGATAGGATATACTTTTTCAAAAATACCGGCCCATTGTGAATTGGAAATGGTTCCACCCAAAATAGATCCTCCATACTGAGCGACCATCGCCTGGGAAATTCTCTCATTTCCATGTCCTGCCAGAGCGTGGGAAACTTCATGTCCCATTACTACTGCAAGACCGTTGTCGTTTTTTGTAACCGGAAGAATTCCTGTATATACGGCCACTTTCCCACCAGGCATGCACCATGCGTTCAGTTCATTGCTTTGGATCAGGTTAAATTCCCAGCTGTAGTTGGCAAGATCTGCTGATCTTCCTATGCTCTGATAATACCTTTCCGCGGCACTTTTTATTCTGCTTCCCACACTCACTATTCTTTTGGCATCTGCAGTCCCTGAAATGATTTTAGATTTGGACAATGTTGTTTTATATTCCTGGGCAGACATGGTCAGTATTTCCGAATTATTTGCAATCTGCAATGAAGATCTGCCCGTAATTGGATTAGTAGTACAAGCTGCAGTAGACAGAGCCACTGCTCCTATTCCTAATAAATGTGTTAATTTCATAGTTCGAGTGTTAATAATTCAACATTTACAATTTTTATTCCAAAATTATAGATAAGGGATATATTTGCATACATTTTGCTATTTAAATTTAACAATTATTACGATCATGAAAAAGTATATTTCACTTATATTTATTTTTGGATTTCTTTTTTTCTTCCAGAGTTGTTCTTCTCAGGCCACATTGGACCCTAAAATGGTAGATACTCTGGTAGATTCCGAGGAATTTACTTTTGTTGCCCAGCGGGCCAATCCAATGAATTATGATGTGATCAATGTGATGGGTTCTATTCAGAATGCTCCAGTAGCCAGAATGCTTCAACTTGATGGAAGTTATTCCATAGAGATTAAGAAGAATAACCTGGATGTGGCCCTTCCTTATTTCGGAAGAATGTTCAATCCTTCATACAATACAGCTGAAAACAGTTACCGGTTCACCTCCAAGGATTTCACCATCAAAAAATCGAGAAACAAAAAAGGAAACTGGATCTTAAAGATCAAACCTAATGATGTAAGAAATGTGGATGAAATGACGATAGAGGTTTTCAGTAAGGGAAAAGCATTTGTTTCCGTGAGAAGCAACGACAGGCAGCCCATCACTTATGACGGCTATGTTTCCAAGAATGAAGAGACCAAGAAAGAAAAGGAAAAGCCTTAGTCTCCGGATAAGAACTTTTCAACAAATAATTTTGCTTCAGTGCTGGGATTTGAAACCATTTCTGAAGCATTTTTTTTGTGCTGAATATAGGCTTCCTCCACAGAATTACTTCTCTTCATCATAGCCAGGATATATTCCTGAACCCAGTATTCAAACCGTTTTTCGGCCTGGTGGGTACGTACCTCGTTAAAACGTCCGGCTTTCTTTTTCAGGCTGATGAATTCATCTATTTTAGTGTAGATTTCTTCAAGTCCTTCGTTGTAAAGAGCTGATCCCAGCAGCACGGGGATTTTCCAGTTTTTTTCTTTGGGAGGAATAAAGTCCAGTGCACGTTTCAGTTCCAGCCTTGTATTTTTTGCTTTCTGGAGATTATCCTGATCCACTTTATTGATGAAAATAAGATCCACCATTTCCATAATTCCACGCTTAATACCCTGTAGCTCGTCTCCACCGCCAATAATTTTCAGAAATAAAAAAACATCCGTAATATCAGCCACCAGCACTTCAGACTGCCCTACTCCCACTGTTTCGATCAGAATATAATCATATCCGGCCGCTTCACAGATCATCATAGTTTCAAAAGTCGTATTGGCAACACCTCCAAGAAATCCTGAGCTCGGGGAAGGACGGATAAAAGCATTTTCTTCTTTGGCCAGTTCTTCCATCCGGGTTTTATCGCCTAAAATACTTCCTTTGTTGATGGAAGAGCTTGGATCAATCGCAAGAACCGCTACTTTCTTGCCATGGCTGATTACCAGCCTTCCGAAATTTTCAATGAACGTAGACTTTCCGGCACCCGGCACTCCTGTAATTCCTACCCTAACGGATTTTCCTGTAAAAGGCATAATCTGCTTCAGAAGTTCCTCAGCCTGATTCCTGTGCTCCGCTTTTTTACTTTCGACTAATGTAATAGCTTTTGCGATCAGGCGCTTGTTCCCTGACCGTATTCCTTCAATTAGTTCTTCTGTAGAAAATTTCATTGATTCAAAATTATAAAAATAACCTTCAAACTCCTCTATAAACGGGTATTAATTTTATTTCTTCTAAATTAAAACTAGCGTCCGGTTTATCAGCGGGCTGGGGAAATTCCTACATTTGTTTTAAATCAAAATCAAGAAACATGAAAAAAATATCCGCTGCTGCATTATTTACCTGCATATTACTGGCTTCCTGTACTCCCAAGACATCTACGTCCGGACCTATAGGACCTGCCGTATCTACTGCAGAGCAAATAGCACAAGGAAAAACCATTTTTGAAAATTCCTGCGGAAAATGTCATAAACTACCGGAGCCTACAGCATACACTTCTGTACAATGGGTAGGCATCATGAATTCTATGGCACCAAAAGCAAAACTGACGGATGAGCAGCACCAGTGGGTTTATGATTATGTTGTTTCTGTGAAAAAATAATCACCAAATCAAAATAAGGGTATGAAAAAAGTAATTCTAAGTATAGCAGGAGGTGCCACATTGCTGGTATCATGCGGACCTAAAAGCACTGCTGTAACAGGACCCAAGTATACCGCGTCTGAACAGCTGGTTCAGGGAAAAACTATTTTTGAAAACTCATGCTCCCGATGCCACAAACTCCCGGATCCTGCTAAACATGATGACCAGGGATGGATTAAAACCTTAAGCAGAATGGCTCCCAAAGCCAAGCTCACCGATGATCAGCACCAGATGGTTTATGATTACCTGATTTCTGTGAATAAGAAGTAGTTTTTAGAGAGTGGCGCAGGGTTTAAGAGTTTGGGGGTTAGAGGGTATTAGGGTTAGAGGGTGTTTGGGTTAGAAGATGTTTGGGTTTTTAACTGATCACCAATCATTCATAACTTATCGCTCTTTTCTCATTTTAACTCAATTCCTAATCCTGGTTTTCCGGTTAATCTAATTTCCCCGTTCTCTACGAAGTTTCCGGCGGCATAATCGTTGGAGATCAGGTTGGCTCCGTCCAGATCCACAAAATCTGCAAGTCCTGCGAGCATACAGCCTGCAGAAATCCCCACTGTAGATTCTGTCATGCATCCGATCATGACTTTATATCCCAGATCTTTTGCCCTCCGGATCATTCCTAATGCCGGTGTGAGGCCTCCACATTTCATGAGTTTGATATTCACGCTTTGATAATATGGTACAAGCTTTTCCAGGGAATCAAGATCCTGGCAGTCCTCATCTGCCATCCAGTTGGCAAAACCATCTTTACAGAGTACTTTGTAATTTCCAACAGGTCCTGGCTGTTCCAGATAGGAAAACTGACTGCTACCTTCATACTCCTGAAGCCAGATACAATCTTCATCTGTAAAGCTGGCATTCGAGTCAAGCGCTATATTCCGGTTTAATTTCAGCAGTATTTTTACATGATCATGGTTCAGTCCTTTACACTTCACTTTGAATTTGTTCCAGCTGCTGTGTTCTATCTTCCTGATCTGGTCTTCAATAGCTGCTACTGAAATAGTAATGGAGCTTTCTGCGGGATTTCCTGCAGGGATATTATTGAGTTCCGTAAAGCTTCTGTTTTCAAGTTTTCCAAAGAGATCCCAATAGGCACAATCCAGGGCGGACAATAAAAAGGGATGGAGATCCAGCCTGGAAAGAAAAAGGAAAAAATCTGCCGGGTGGATGATCTCCTGCATCTCAAGCAGAGGCTGTATTTCTTTTAGTTTTATAATGAGGGCCTTCAGGTTTATCCGATAATAATCTATCGCAACACATTCGCCATACCCATGACCGTTTAAATGAGATAATCTCACCAGCAGTGCTTCTCTTTTATCATAATTCCCGTAGGAGATGGAGAAGGTTTCTTTTAACTTCAGCTCTTTTATTTCCCAATTTATCGTCATATCCTAACTAATCCACTGTTCTACTATTTTAACCTCAACCCATTTACCTTTGATTTTTTTATAGATTGCAGTATACCCGCTTCCATTTAAATAACCGCAAGAGACAGAATTCTGCACAATGCACAGCGTTTTTTCTTTATTAAAAAAAGGTACGGAAAACTTACGGATACACTGATGGCCAAATTTTGAACGAAACGCAGTCCAAAAATCTTTTTCCCTGTTCTCTGTTAATTTACTGAGATCTTCATCTGAAACATATTGTAATGTCTTCCTGATTTTTGCTGTATCCAGTTTGAAATTAAGCGTTATTTTTTCCTGGCTTTTGTAGTAGGCAGAATCCTTAATTGAAAAAACGGAATCATATTTCAGATGAACTCCTAAAGGTCTGGATTCATCATTTTCCTTTTCAAAAAGATAAACTGCCTGCAAAGGGGTAATCAATACATTATTATTTTCATCTAAAGAAATACTGTCTTTATCAATCAACTGATTCAAAACTTCATATCTTAAATACAAATCTTCATCTATCAAACTGATATTCAATTTAGTATTTGGATTATTTTCATTTTTCTTACAGGAAAACATCAATAATAAAAGCAAAAAAATAAGGCGTTTCATATTCTAAAGCTACAAAAAAAGACCTTCTGAAAAAATCAAAGCCGGAATAAATTCCGGCCATGAGTTATAGTTATTTCTTTTTTTTGGTTTTGGGCATCTTCCCTTTAATAAATTTCTCCCTGTTTTTCAAAAAATCTACCATAGCCTGATTGTAGCTGTAATTTTTTGCTTCTTTCAACGGCTTCAATGCTTTTTTATATTCAAATCTGATCTCGAAAAGCAGTGATTTCTGGATCAGTATCCTGGCTTTATCAATTCCTTTGATCTTTAAAGCATAATTGATGAGCTTTTCCGCTTCCTCCAGATCTTCATTATCCAAAAGGCATTTGATGTAATACTGCGGGGTA includes:
- the pgi gene encoding glucose-6-phosphate isomerase; amino-acid sequence: MLSKINPIHTNSWKALDEHFGGNDFDMRSLFQYNPNRFNEFSIQKDNFLFDYSKNLIDSRTKELLIQLANECQLKDAISQMFSGEKINETEGRAVLHTALRDFSDKEIIVDGENIKPQIRRVLDHMKFFSEKIISGEHKGFSGKEITDVVNIGIGGSDLGPVMVCSALKHFKTRLNVHFVSNVDGNHIAETVKKLDPETTLFIIASKTFTTQETMTNANSAKDWFLKAGKQEDVAKHFVALSTNIEEVKKFGIAEENIFEFWDWVGGRYSLWSAIGLSIVLAVGYDNFEQLLKGANDTDQHFQTADFSENIPVLMGLLGIWYRNFYAATSYAILPYSQYLDRFAAYLQQGDMESNGKCVDRNGEFVEYETGPIIWGEPGTNGQHAFYQLIHQGTELIPADFIAYAKSSNAVSDHQPKLLANFFAQTEALAFGKSEEEAEEELRNAGKSDEEIDRLLNYKVFHGNTPTNSILFKELTPFSLGQLIALYEHKIFVQGVIWNIFSFDQFGVELGKVLANKILPELENNEAVSSHDSSTNGLINYYKGNK
- a CDS encoding class I SAM-dependent methyltransferase, with translation MSVLRSYYYKLPPGLRLLGRKIYFFPIDLYDGLTGKRSKNAPKKGDIYVGGRGDDFIAHGIRQVNALKKHIGIQNTDHVLDVGCGIGRTAVALTDIIDKGTYDGFDAVEKGINWCNKNIGEKHPNFKFKFTPIYNDLYNTFSQKAEDFTFPYEDGLFDKVFLFSVFTHMQIPEIKRYLKEISRVMNSDGQCLATFFLYDETKKEFGSMPFPHQYDGYRLMDDKVTAANIAVSIPLLNQMAAEAGLQVAMVKGGFWRADVEREGADEFQDIVVFKKI
- a CDS encoding bifunctional 5,10-methylenetetrahydrofolate dehydrogenase/5,10-methenyltetrahydrofolate cyclohydrolase, whose product is MAEILDGLKVSKEIKAEIKAEVEKILEGKKRAPHLVAILVGNNGASKAYVNSKVKDCEEVGFRSSLLKFPSTVSESELLEKIDELNKSKEVDGFIVQLPLPDQIDQEKIIMAIDPRKDVDGFHPENFGKMALEMDTFLPATPFGILTLLERYNIETKGKDCVIIGRSKIVGRPMSILMGRKDFPGNSTVTLTHSYTKDIEEYTKSADIVITALGDPHFLKGDMIKDGAVIVDVGITRVDDDSPKGYYLAGDVDFDSCAAKASWITPVPGGVGPMTRAMLMKNTIIAYKTSVYND
- a CDS encoding 7-carboxy-7-deazaguanine synthase QueE; translated protein: MNREEDILLKEGKMLPVMEHFYTLQGEGAHTGKASYFIRLGGCDVGCHWCDVKESWDPNLHPLMNAEEIAETAAKHCKTIVLTGGEPLMWNLDILTGKLKELGCTIHIETSGAYPMSGHIDWITLSPKKTGLPKEEIYEKASELKVIIFNQHDFTFAQEQAAKVSENCKLYMQSEWSKRDEMYPKITDFILAHPEWQASVQTHKYLNIP
- a CDS encoding exopolysaccharide biosynthesis polyprenyl glycosylphosphotransferase, which translates into the protein MQRIRYSRYLKSIIILLDLLVIASIFIFFFVSRNENLKYNKETWYENIFSLILLFLFWMLLSGRTKIYNIQRNLTYTLFLERLLIHFLFFILGVLLIAKVSKNVFFNSDIYWLSFYLFFFIFLVKSVIYFSIKYFRSLGINYRNVMFLGEEGSTDILKNIFENRKDYGYKIFEYENPGINSDDLVGFWKRNGIHTLFLSTENTFSEEVEKEIFKLAEDNKVHVSLIPSISQSDFFLYDLGYIQTQPILSQAKYPLDFYSNFLVKRTFDIAFSAVILLLLCSWLFPIIAVLIKATSKGPVFFVQKRYGFHEEVFSCLKFRTMVVNDESATKTTAENDSRITKIGKFLRKTSLDELPQFINVLKGEMSIVGPRPHMLAVDNYYKPKIGRYSLRSMVSPGITGLAQVSGLRGDYGDVEVEMRKRILADAFYVRNWSFVLDLVIILKTVLLVIGGDKNAK
- a CDS encoding MlaE family ABC transporter permease yields the protein MLKKFFTAVGEYMILLGKSLQKPQKMRVFWKLFMREINDLGVNSFGLVVFTSIFVGAVVAIQMFNNFDASSFPIPPSFVGYATKAVLVLEFAPTIISLILAGKVGSYIASSIGTMRVSEQIDALDIMGVNSPNFLIFPKIIACIIFNPLLIAISIVFGICGGYIAGVLTGNWTENDYIVGIQMYMPNLFIYYAFTKTTVFAFIIATVPSYFGYNVKGGSLEVGRASTQAVVWTMVFIIISELILTQLILS